Proteins co-encoded in one Flavobacterium fluviale genomic window:
- a CDS encoding RagB/SusD family nutrient uptake outer membrane protein, whose protein sequence is MKKLKYIIAVSAIFMAASCDDYLDQDNLGEKGLDTYYKTPTDIEEAMSGVYNAIYTTNIHSEEQMAANLMDNMMFGGGGPDDKTAKWVDNFEDPVEDTYHDMWKQSYNGISRANAIIESIPVADFSKHFKTPAEAENFKKQALGEALFMRAFFYFRLAKFFGGVPLIMTYDADRYVGRSTYSETFAVIASDLKAAIETMPATPVTSIPTARYGHANKWVAEAYLARVYLFYTGYMTNIEKQATADLPLVDGGSITGTQVASYLNDCINNSGHKLASDFRNLWAYSYVNISAGTNVLPWATTEGLSWVGQDGVSPTFGTGNFETMFVQRFSFGDWGWTNGNIYTNRLALFNSMRGNSQVPFGEGWGWCTINPKLYSGWSDLDPRKRGSIIEVGRADQGTAGYARDKGDHETGYFNKKYTSLQHDNGAGSNVGMFVQLYDWSNADMQLMHAQDFIFMRFADVLLMHSEITQTPDGINAVRLRAKLGPVGYSLDAIKDERLHEFAFEGLHWFDLLRWGDVESAFNDVIPVRNSGVDANYSVKYRPETKGLVPIPETEMRVLNGVYTQNPGW, encoded by the coding sequence ATGAAAAAACTAAAATATATTATAGCAGTTTCTGCAATTTTCATGGCAGCAAGTTGTGATGATTATCTAGATCAGGATAATCTTGGAGAAAAAGGCTTAGACACTTATTATAAGACACCAACAGATATCGAAGAAGCAATGTCAGGTGTTTATAATGCTATTTATACAACAAATATTCATAGTGAAGAACAGATGGCTGCCAATTTGATGGATAATATGATGTTCGGCGGCGGTGGTCCTGATGATAAAACAGCAAAATGGGTAGATAATTTTGAAGATCCAGTTGAAGATACTTATCACGATATGTGGAAACAATCTTACAATGGTATTTCAAGAGCGAATGCTATTATTGAGTCAATCCCTGTAGCAGATTTTTCTAAGCATTTTAAAACTCCTGCTGAAGCTGAAAATTTTAAAAAGCAAGCATTGGGAGAAGCTTTATTTATGAGAGCTTTCTTTTACTTCAGATTGGCTAAATTTTTTGGAGGAGTACCACTTATTATGACGTATGACGCTGATAGATATGTAGGCAGATCAACTTATTCAGAAACTTTTGCAGTTATAGCATCAGATTTAAAAGCGGCGATAGAGACAATGCCTGCTACACCTGTTACTAGTATTCCAACAGCAAGATACGGCCATGCAAACAAATGGGTTGCTGAGGCATATTTAGCACGTGTGTATTTGTTTTACACTGGATATATGACTAATATTGAAAAACAAGCTACTGCAGATCTGCCTCTTGTTGATGGTGGTTCTATTACTGGAACGCAAGTTGCTTCTTATTTAAATGATTGTATCAATAATAGTGGTCATAAATTGGCTTCTGATTTTAGAAATCTTTGGGCATATTCTTATGTGAACATCAGCGCTGGAACTAATGTATTACCTTGGGCTACAACAGAAGGTTTGTCATGGGTTGGTCAAGATGGTGTCAGTCCAACTTTTGGAACAGGAAACTTCGAAACTATGTTCGTGCAAAGATTTTCTTTTGGTGACTGGGGCTGGACAAATGGTAATATTTATACCAATAGACTTGCTTTGTTTAATTCGATGCGTGGTAACTCACAAGTGCCATTTGGTGAAGGCTGGGGATGGTGTACAATTAACCCAAAATTATATAGCGGATGGTCAGATCTTGATCCAAGAAAAAGAGGTTCTATTATTGAAGTTGGAAGAGCAGATCAGGGAACAGCTGGTTATGCAAGAGATAAAGGAGATCATGAAACAGGTTATTTCAATAAAAAATATACTTCATTGCAGCATGATAATGGTGCAGGATCAAATGTAGGTATGTTTGTTCAATTGTACGATTGGTCAAATGCTGATATGCAGTTAATGCATGCACAGGATTTCATCTTCATGCGTTTTGCAGATGTGTTATTAATGCACTCAGAAATTACTCAAACGCCAGATGGAATTAATGCAGTTCGTTTAAGAGCAAAATTAGGACCTGTTGGATATTCTTTAGATGCTATAAAAGATGAGCGTTTGCACGAATTTGCTTTTGAAGGTCTACACTGGTTCGATTTACTACGCTGGGGAGATGTTGAAAGTGCATTTAATGATGTAATTCCAGTAAGAAATTCAGGCGTTGATGCTAATTACAGCGTTAAATATAGACCAGAAACTAAAGGTTTAGTTCCAATTCCGGAAACAGAAATGAGGGTGCTAAATGGAGTGTATACACAAAATCCAGGTTGGTAA